One region of Danio rerio strain Tuebingen ecotype United States chromosome 5, GRCz12tu, whole genome shotgun sequence genomic DNA includes:
- the pho gene encoding phoenix (The RefSeq protein has 99 substitutions, 1 frameshift, 3 non-frameshifting indels compared to this genomic sequence), whose translation MDLRSKGDTSVGEVMEADPRAELIFETPPPDVVSSINACFEEIDSALKIRRDPSVHSPPSDSDSESLFITQSVTKVVHTKRRLRSSKKPDSISDDSGYVRERRLSENQQTECEEESRSLRSSRRKRSKWEMYASARKATFPFLMKSLKTQHLPIRKHQILENSEVGGFFKCIKKIKTGSVKMGKVISSHLFQSPISDSSEEEDQNSEHDVISVDKALFVPGYKRGINFKWLPDFIRERRTLENYLSNGVDKEKKTEQIIEYRQRNQHPQRTSAKALSKSSQVFKKPKKQDTHEVLASCSDHEDLEIAECAENSHEGHKVVIEETQRQTVEEASAHLEHEDDLNCKVVEYRKRKRHPKRTSAKALSKSSQVSKKPKKQDTHEVLASCSDHEDFEGVECAENSHEDHNVVIEETQRQTVEEASAHLEHEDDLNCKNQPDVDQPNESNFIGPPQEGDISTQSDTQQTDSDIGSVDLFSPLNSPKRDDQIPNTTSITANVEENDQDSDVTQIESEGQHVSTFTQETQKCFANEEYDSDETHIDTESLSRFEPRTPNKQFTSTKHPEIPQFRVQSPKPPSRQAETVNVQLSPKHLPLSNVPLSEVPTSPCESAIVGRQKTMVETETDSPMFKITGPSFLKRKRKRTKDKNAAADFKQHDTNGDVGQMVNCPGDDITGLKAIPIENIEACGVEHEMAIGEQTEELGLKSKELLEESVLSAVNSVSTKSKREKMKKYKVKECEAVENQLVETSKKAKKKKKDKERIATSYPEENNLTNIQSNEGFDSAELRVKEVNQSSQSLNTDQPTCVQTSEEITGETELKKKTTRHETDDPLYESVGLDVTLASQFDVGLRIDEQQEGLVTEEAERDERLQGKAMKVAKGKKKIQDTSFQVDHDIGLDKQRSDSGAKPANLDLDGLESLTIKKKKKKKKKHKLKEKTDPKLDFDFDHNVQFFQTDRLQTTDSVLLDSTHTNKQKKKKLKCQNDTDQSSDLKQLHVVGSKLQTIDLPKTDKHMERTGVSSSDALLEHMDDRTPGMKENNTIQTDQIEHLQTSEEVTRCSSPRLSSDKKREKTSVHPNLDASSVFQFDGFKANEDQAITQNTTKEKQISSEQLENNSVGPPSQVENIANVNSSVLLDHTHMNTLREGQLKEQTYKELALAFGLKQLCIVVNKLKTTDLPKTNKNMEGTGVGSSDELLKHTDDRPLEMRENNTIQTNQIEHLQTSEKVERRSSPRVTRLSFAKKWMKTSVDSNLDASSGSQFDGLNSMAKEDWTFSQNMDLSIKRTKNKQKDKERTGVSSDALLKRMDDRPPEMRKKNTIQTNQIEYLQTSEKVTRRSFPRLTRLSLAKKMEKTSVDPNLDASSGSQFDGLKEASKEDRTAPRNSIEEKQSDAISSEGLETNPAHLVSTNKSDNTSPSSQVDNIVGLQSDANSVLLDRTHTDIRKKKKIKNKLIEQTDTQLTSKVDDNVQPFQSIELRAMDLPSKRITNKKQKDQDRTGVSSSDAVLKPLDGFSSEMRESNTIQSDNIEHLQTSEEMTRCPSPRLSSNKKKNKKSVDTNLDVSSGSQFNGSNGTAKEFQHTSKQKRKKKQKLKELENVGDNVHSVEPDQFSGLQITEMKTKTKRKKDKKRTKQANVEENDLKGILSSEAFKDSQTDQLEHIQTSEEIKGQSPNVAASKSAKKKKKKKNKTKDPQYESIDLDLSLAKEDRTTTQNHTEESQGDGNAVEHLEMNPAGLIKVSKKKKKRENAGIVQLDNIIGLQSGSSTDVNSSVLSDSTDTNKHKKKKRKTLKEQENVEAEGDDVHSVDPDQFSGLQITEMTTKKKRKHKRCEEQRCLRGVSSHEAFKAPPTNLLQHIQTSEEISQCQSPNVAALENGGSPYQLENINEMQPGNSIDINSSEILYSTCTHKQKWKKLKQQENVEADANDVHSAELNLFSELKISEPTTKKKKHKKCVEKCALKDISSNEGIKAPQTSQLEHVQTSKEITQCQSPNAATLKSEKKKKQKRDETEVPQYLDASSVSQFDDVTRLKKQAKVDRTTTQNSSEETQNDDISSEQLEMNPAHLIKVSKRKKKREKAGSPYKVDKIVGLQSGNFTDVNFSQLSDSKRTDKQKKKKRMKLKEQENAEADVDDVHSVELDQFSGLQITKPTTKKKMKHKRCVEESGLRDISSNEAYKAPQTNQLEHIQTSEEITQFQAPNVAALKSAKKKKKKRDKTVEPQCLDASSVSQFDDVKTRAKEDQTLTPNSSKETQGDDNAVECLETNPAGSMKVSKKKKKRENAGSPYKVDNIVGLESGNSADVSSSVPSDSTDTNKHKKKKRKKLKKQEIVEADLQTSEEIIQCQSPNVATLKSVKKKKDETKEHQRLDASSVSQFDDVSRLKKRAKEDRTTIQNSSEETQSADISSEQLEINPAHLIKVSKKKKKKENGGSPSQVGNIVGLQSGNSTDISSSVLSDSTRTDKQKSKQKKKLKEQENVEADADDFHSAETDQFSGLQITEMTTKKKKKHKRCVEESGLRDISSNDAFKAPQTNQLEHVQTSEEITQCQSPNAATLNSEKKKKNKRDKTDKPQYLDESSVSQFDDVKKRAKADRTTTHNSSEETQKDNISSECLELNPAHLMKISKRKRENKSFGLLSENTADLNSSSFLDSTDTDKHKKKKRKKLEGQENVEADVADVHSAEPDQFSELQIPEMTTKKKKKHKRCVEESGLKDISSNEAFKALQTNQLEHIETSEEMTIKTVKKKKKKRDATEEPHYKSLDLDVSPTESTTEAKLNPTKHKKKRKQSFSGCHDAQEAPERKRKKDRN comes from the exons ATGGATCTCCGTAGCAAAGGCGACACGTCGGTTGGAGAGGTGATGGAGGCTGACCCACGCGCGGAACTGATCTTCGAGACCCCGCCGCCTGATGTTGTCAGCTCCATCAACGCCTGCTTTGAGGAGATCGACAGCGCCCTGAAGATAAGAAGAGACCCGTCTGTGCACAGCCCTCCTTCAGACAG TGACTCTGAAAGCCTGTTTATAACACAGTCTGTGACGAAAGTAGTTCACACTAAAAGACGACTCCGATCATCTAAGAAACCAGACTCCATCTCTGATGACTCCGGGTATGTGAGAGAAAGGAGACTCTCGGAGAACCAACAGACTGAATGTGAGGAGGAAAGCAGAAGTCTACGTTCTTCACGCCGCAAAAGATCAAAATGGGAAATGTATGCCTCCGCTCGCAAAGCTACGTTTCCCTTTTTGATGAAATCACTCAAAACACAACATCTGCCTATTAGGAAGCACCAGATTCTGGAG aattCAGAAGTTGGTGGGTTCTTCAAATGTATTAAGAAAATCAAGACCGGTTCTGTGAAGATGGGAAAAGTGATCAGTTCACACTTGTTTCAGTCTCC GATAAGTGATTCGTCAGAGGAAGAGGACCAAAATAGTGAGCATGACGTCATATCAGTG GATAAAGCCCTTTTTGTTCCAGGTTACAAAAGAGGAATCAACTTCAAATGGTTGCCAGACTTTATCAGGGAGAGAAGGACTCTGGAAAACTATTTATCAAATGGCGTTGACAAGGAAAAGAAAACAGAACAAATTATCGAGTACAGACAACGAAATCAACATCCACAGAGAACTTCAGCCAAGGCATTATCAAAATCATCCCAGGTGTCCAAGAAGCCGAAAAAACAAGACACGCATGAGGTTTTAGCTTCTTGTTCAGATCATGAAGATCTTGAGATTGCCGAATGTGCTGAAAATTCACATGAAGGTCATAAAGTGGTTATCGAGGAGACACAGAGACAAACTGTAGAAGAAGCATCGGCTCATTTGGAGCACGAGGATGACCTTAACTGTAAAGTTGTCGAGTACAGAAAACGAAAGAGACATCCAAAGAGAACTTCAGCCAAGGCATTATCAAAATCATCCCAGGTGTCCAAGAAACCGAAAAAACAAGACACGCATGAGGTTTTAGCTTCCTGTTCAGATCATGAAGATATTGAGAGTGTCGAATGTGCTGAAAATTCACATGAAGATCATAATGTGGTTATCGAGGAGACACAGAGACAAACTGTAGAAGAAGCATCGGCTCATTTGGAGCACGAGGATGACCTTAACTGTAAAAATCAGCCGGATGTTGACCAACCCAATGAAAGCAATTTCATTGGTCCACCCCAAGAGGGAGATATTTCCACGCAGAGTGATACTCAACAGACTGACAGTGACATCGGCTCCGTGGATTTATTCAGCCCATTGAACAGTCCAAAGCGAGACGATCAAATTCCTAATACCACATCTATTACAGCAAACGTGGAGGAAAACGATCAAGACAGTGATGTGACACAGATAGAGAGTGAAGGACAACATGTGTCAACATTTACACAAGAAACACAGAAATGTTTTGCAAATGAGGAATATGACAGTGATGAAACACACATAGACACTGAATCTTTGTCCAGGTTTAAGCCAAGAACACCAAACAAACAGTTTACCAGTACTAAACACCCTGAAATCCCACAGTTTAGAGTTCAGAGTCCAAAACCACCCTCAAGGCAAGCGGAGACCGTGAATGTGCAACTATCTCCTAAACATTTACCACTATCTAATGTACCATTAAGTGAAGTCCCCATAAGTCCATGTGAAAGTGCTATCGTAGGTCGACAAAAAACAATGGTTGAGACTGAAACCGATAGTCCGATGTTTAAAATCACTGGACCGAGTTttcttaaaagaaaaagaaagagaacgAAAGATAAAAATGCTGCTGCTGATTTCAAACAACATGATACCAATGGAGATGTTGGTCAGATGGTGAGTTGTCCTGGTGATGACATCACAGGACTTAAAGCAGTACCCATAGAGAACATTGAAGCATGTGGAGTGGAACATGAAATGGCAATTGGAGAACAAACCGAAGAATTGGGTTTAAAGTCAAAGGAGCTCTTGGAGGAAAGTGTTTTATCTACGGTCAACAGTGTTAGCACAAAGAGTAAGAGGGAAAAGATGAAAAAGTATAAGGTAAAAGAGTGTGAGGCTGTAGAGAATCAGTTGGTTGAGACATCCaaaaaagccaaaaagaagaaaaaggacAAAGAGAGAATAGCAACATCATATCCAGAGGAAAATAATCTTACAAACATCCAATCAAATGAAGGATTCGACTCCGCAGAGTTGAGAGTAAAAGAAGTGAATCAATCAAGTCAATCCCTTAACACTGATCAACCAACATGTGTACAGACCTCAGAGGAAATTACTGGTGaaactgaattaaaaaagaaGACGACACGCCATGAGACGGATGACCCTCTTTATGAATCTGTTGGTCTGGATGTTACCTTAGCATCTCAGTTTGATGTTGGTCTCAGAATCGATGAACAACAGGAAGGTTTGGTCACTGAAGAAGCTGAGAGAGATGAACGTTTGCAGGGTAAAGCAATGAAGGTTGCCAAAGGCAAAAAGAAAATTCAGGACACAAGTTTTCAAGTTGATCATGACATTGGATTGGATAAACAAAGGTCAGATAGTGGAGCAAAACCAGCAAATTTGGATTTAGATGGCTTGGAAAGCTTAacgattaaaaagaaaaaaaagaagaagaaaaagcacAAATTAAAAGAGAAAACTGACCCCAagcttgattttgattttgacCACAATGTGCAATTTTTTCAGACTGATAGGTTACAAACTACAGATTCTGTGCTTTTGGACAGCACACATACCaataaacagaaaaagaagaAATTGAAATGTCAAAATGACACTGATCAGAGTTCAGATTTGAAGCAACTGCACGTTGTCGGCAGCAAATTACAAACTATTGATTTGCCAAAAACCGATAAACACATGGAAAGAACAGGAGTTAGCTCATCTGATGCACTTTTGGAGCACATGGATGACAGAACTCTAGGAATGAGAGAGAATAACACAATTCAGACCGATCAGATTGAGCATTTACAGACATCGGAAGAAGTGACAAGATGTTCATCACCCAGATTAAGCTCCGATAAGAAAAGAGAGAAAACATCTGTTCATCCAAATCTGGATGCAAGTTCTGTGTTTCAGTTTGATGGGTTCAAAGCAAATGAAGACCAGGCAATTACACAAAATACCACCAAAGAAAAGCAGATTTCCTCAGAACAGTTGGAAAATAATTTAGTAGGTCCTCCATCTCAAGTTGAGAACATCGCAAATGTCAATTCTTCTGTGCTTTTAGATCACACGCACATGAATACACTGAGAGAGGGTCAATTAAAAGAGCAAACCTACAAAGAGCTTGCTTTAGCTTTTGGATTGAAACAACTGTGCATTGTTGTCAATAAGTTAAAGACTACAGATTTGCCAAAAACCAACAAAAACATGGAAGGAACAGGAGTTGGGTCATCTGATGAACTTTTGAAGCACACGGATGATAGAACTCTAGAAACGAGAGAGAATAACACAATTCAGACCAATCAGATTGAGCATTTACAGACATCAGAAAAAGTGGAAAGACATTCATCACCTCGTGTAACCAGATTAAGTTTTGCAAAGAAATGGATGAAAACATCTGTTGATTCAAATTTGGATGCAAGTTCTGGGTCTCAGTTTGATGGGTTGAATAGCATGGCAAAAGAAGACTGGACATTTTCACAAAACATGGATTTGCCTTTAAAaagaactaaaaataaacaaaaagacaaagaGAGAACAGGAGTTAGCTCAGATGCACTTTTGAAACGCATGGATGATAGACCTCCAGAAatgagaaagaagaacacaatTCAGACCAATCAGATTGAGTATTTACAGACATCAGAAAAAGTGACCAGACGTTCATCGCCCCGTTTAACCAGATTAAGCTTAGCAAAGAAAATGGAGAAAACATCTGTTGATCCAAATCTGGATGCAAGTTCTGGATCTCAGTTTGATGGGTTGAAAGAGGCTTCAAAAGAAGACCGGACAGCTCCACGAAACAGCATTGAAGAAAAGCAGAGTGATGCCATTTCCTCAGAAGGTTTAGAAAATAACCCAGCACATTTAGTTTCCACTAATAAAAGTGATAATACAAGTCCTTCATCTCAAGTTGACAACATTGTTGGACTGCAGTCAGATGCCAATTCTGTGCTTTTGGACCACACGCATACTGATaaacagaaaaagaagaagataAAGCATAAATTAATAGAGCAAACTGAAAAAGAGCTTACTTCAGAAGTTGAGGACAATGTGCAGCCATTTCAGTTCATTGAGTTACGAGCCATGGATTTGCCTTCAAaaagaattacaaataaaaaactcaaAGACCGGAAAAGAACAGGAGTTAGCTCATCTGATGCAGTTTTGAAGCACATAGATGATGGTCCTTCAGATATGAGAGAGAATAACTCAATTCAGACTGATAAGATTGAGCATTTACAGACATCAGAAGAAATGACAAGATGTCCATCACCCAGATTAAGCTCAGAtaagaaaaggaagaaaaaatatGTTGATACAAATCTGGATGCGAGTTCTGGGTTTCAGTTTAATTGGTCGAATGGGATGGCAAAAGAATAC CA GCATACCAGTaaacagaaaaagaagaaaaagcagaAATTAAAAGAGCAGAAGAATGTAGAGTCTGTTGGGGACAACGTTTATTCTTTAGAGCCGGATCAGTTCAGTGGGTTACAAATAACtgagataaaaacaaaaaagaaagataaaaagaGGACAAAGCAAGCAAATGTAGAGGAGAATGATTTAAAAGGAATCTTGTCAAATAAGGCTTTTAAAGCTTCTCAGACTTATCAACTTGAGCATATACAGACCTCTGAGGAAATTAAAGGTCGATCACCTAATGCTGCGTCAAAATCGgcgaagaagaaaaagaaaaaaaagaatgagaCTAAAAATCCTCAGTATGAATCCGTAAATCTGGATTTGAGTTTAGCAAAAGAAGACCGGACAACTACACAGAACCACACTGAAGAAACGCAGGGTGATGGCAATGCTGTGGAACATTTGGAAATGAATCCAGCAGGCTTAATAAAGGtttccaaaaagaaaaagaaaagggagAATGCAGGGATAGTTCAACTTGATAACATCATTGGATTGCAGTCAGGAAGTTCCACAGACGTCAAATCTTCTGTGCTTTCGGACAGCACAGATACCaataaacacaaaaagaagaaaaggaagaCATTAAAAGAGCAGGAGAATGTAGAGGCTGAAGGGGACGATGTTCAATCGGTTGAACCGGATCCGTTCAGTGGGTTACAAATAACTGAGatgacaacaaaaaagaaaaggaagcATAAAAGATGTGAAGAGCAGCGTTGTTTGCGAGGCGTTTCATCACATGAAGCTTTTAAAGCCCCTCCAACCAATCTACTTCAGCATATACAGACTTCTGAGGAAATTAGTCAATGTCAATCACCTAATGTAGCTGCACTGGAGAATGGAGGTTCCCCATATCAACTTGAAAACATCACTGAAATGCAGCCAGGAAATTCCATAGACATCAATTCTTCTGAGATTTTGTACAGCACATGTACCCATAAACAGAAATGGAAGAAATTAAAACAGCAGGAGAATGTAGAGGCAGATGCGAACGATGTTCATTCAGCAGAGCTGAATCTGTTCAGTGAGTTAAAAATATCCGAGCCGAcaacaaaaaagaagaaacataaaaaatgtgtagAGAAGTGTGCTTTGAAAGACATTTCATCAAATGAAGGTATTAAAGCACCTCAGACCAGTCAACTTGAGCATGTACAGACTTCTAAGGAAATTACTCAATGTCAATCACCTAATGCAGCTACATTAAAGTcagagaagaagaaaaagcagAAAAGGGATGAGACTGAGGTACCGCAGTATCTGGATGCGAGTTCTGTGTCTCAGTTTGATGATGTCACtcgattgaaaaagcaagcaaaagTAGACCGCACAACTACACAAAACAGCTCTGAAGAAACGCAGAATGATGATATTTCCTCAAAACAATTGGAAATGAATCCAGCGCATTTAATAAAAGTTtccaaaaggaaaaagaaaagggAGAAGGCAGGCTCTCCATATAAAGTTGATAAAATTGTTGGATTGCAATCAGGAAATTTCACAGATGTCAATTTTTCTCAGCTTTCGGACAGCAAACGTACAGATaaacagaaaaagaagaaaaagattaaattaaaagAGCAGGAGAATGCAGAGGCTGATGTGGACGATGTTCATTCTGTCGAGCTGGATCAGTTCAGTGGGTTACAAATAACCAAACcgacaacaaaaaagaaaaggaaacatAAAAGATGTGTAGAGGAGAGTGGTTTACGAGACATTTCATCAAATGAAGCTTATAAAGCTCCTCAGACCAATCAGCTTGAGCATATTCAGACTTCTGAGGAAATTACTCCATTTCAAGCACCTAATGTAGCTGCATTAAAGTCAgcgaagaagaaaaagaagaaaagggatAAGACTGTGGAACCTCAGTGTCTGGATGCGAGTTCTGTGTCTCAGTTTGATGATGTGAAAACGCGAGCAAAAGAAGACCAGACACTTACACCAAACAGCTCTAAAGAAACACAAGGTGATGATAGTGCTGTAGAATGTTTGGAAACGAATCCAGCAGGCTTAATGAAggtttcaaaaaagaaaaagaaaagagaaaatgcAGCTTCTCCATATAAAGTTGATAACATTGTTGGATTAGAGTCAGGGAATTCAGCAGACGTCAGTTCTTCTGTGCCTTCAGACAGCACAGATACCaataaacacaaaaagaagaaaaggaagaAATTAAAAAAGCAGGAGATTGTAGAGGCTGATCTACAGACGTCTGAGGAAATTATTCAGTGTCAATCACCTAATGTAGCTACATTAAAGTCAGTAAAGAAGAAAAAGGATGAGACTAAGGAACATCAGCGCCTGGATGTGAGTTCTGTGTCTCAGTTTGATGATGTCTCTCGGTTAAAAAAGCGAGCCAAAGAAGACCGCACAACCATACAAAACAGCTCAGAAGAAACGCAGAGTGCTGACATTTCCTCAGAACAACTGGAAATTAATCCAGCACATTTGATAAAGGTTtccaaaaggaaaaagaaaagagagaATGGAAGATCTCCTAGTCAAGTTGGTAACATTGTTGGATTGCAGTCAGGAAATTTCACAGACATCAGTTCTTCTGTGCTTTCGGACAGCACACGTACCGATAAACAGAAAAGTAAGCAAAAGAAGAAATTAAAAGAGCAGGAGAATGTAGAGGCTGATGCCAACGATTTTCATTCTGCAGAGCCGGATCAGTTCAGTGGATTACAAATAACTGAGATGAcaacaaaaaagaagaagaaacatAAAAGATGTGTCGAGGAGAGTGGTTTACGAGACATTTCATCAAATTACGCTTTTAAAGCTCCTCAGACCAATCAACTTGAGCATGTACAGACTTCTGAGGAAATTACTCAATGTCAATCACCCAATGTAGCTGCATTAAAGtcagagaagaagaaaaagaataaaaggGATAAGACTGATAAGCCTCAGTATCTGGATGAGAGTTCTGTGTCTCAGTTTGATGATGTTAAAAAACGAGCAAAAGCAGACCGCACAACTACACACAACAGCTCTGAAGAAACACAGAAGGACAACATTTCCTCAGAATGTTTGGAATTAAATCCAGCACATTTAATGAAGATTTCCAAAAGGAAAAGAGAGAATAAAAGTCTTGGATTGCTTTCAGAAAACACTGCCGACCTCAATTCTTCCTCGCTTTTGGACGGCACAGATACAGATAAGcacaaaaagaagaaaaggaaaaaattaGAAGGGCAGGAGAATGTAGAGGCTGATGTGGACGATGTTCATTCTGCAGAGCCGGATCAGTTCAGTGAGTTACAAATACCCGAGATGAcaacaaaaaagaagaagaaacatAAAAGATGTGTCGAGGAGAGTGGTTTAAAAGACATTTCATCAAATGAAGCTTTGAAAGCTCTTCAGACCAATCAACTTGAGCACATAGAGACGTCTGAGGAAATGACAATAAAAACAGTGaagaaggaaaagaaaaaaagagatgcGACTGAGGAACCTCATTATAAATCCGTTGATCTGGATGTGAGTCCTACAGAAAGTACTACAGAAGCTAAATTAAATCCCACCAAGCACAAAAAGAAGAGGAAACAAAGTTTTTCTGGCAGTCACGATGCTCATGAAGCACCtgagaggaagaggaagaaggaCAGAAACTGA